One Microbacterium trichothecenolyticum DNA window includes the following coding sequences:
- a CDS encoding FecCD family ABC transporter permease yields the protein MTATTQRTARWRTVPRAARQGGRVVPLGVTVTVSAVLLVVTVVLSGAIGPVPVPPIDAAKLVIGHLVPGMPWMTDGSLTPLQDQAVWQFRLPRALLAGLAGAGLALAGTMMQAVVRNPLAEPYILGVSSGASVGAVLVIVSGGAAFLGVTMSGAAFAGAVGSCVLVALLARTRGELSPTRMILAGVALGSLLSAVTSYLTLTTDAQNVVSVMFFLLGSVSAATMSSLTIPAIALAIALIAAFGLSRSMNALLAGDESALAVGVRTTRVRAILLVIASLLTGVIVAVSGGIGFVGLVVPHVARLLVGSDHRRMVPVAVLGGALFLMVADLLARTVATPTEIPLGILTAFVGAPFFLWLMRRGGERAGFDR from the coding sequence ATGACCGCGACGACGCAGCGCACCGCGCGCTGGCGGACAGTCCCGCGCGCCGCGCGGCAGGGAGGAAGGGTCGTGCCGCTCGGGGTGACAGTGACGGTCAGCGCCGTCCTGCTCGTGGTGACGGTCGTGCTCTCCGGCGCGATCGGCCCCGTGCCCGTGCCGCCGATCGACGCCGCGAAGCTCGTGATCGGGCACCTGGTGCCGGGGATGCCGTGGATGACGGACGGCTCTCTCACCCCGCTGCAGGATCAGGCGGTGTGGCAGTTCCGTCTGCCGCGGGCGCTGCTCGCGGGACTCGCCGGGGCGGGGCTGGCCCTTGCGGGCACGATGATGCAGGCCGTGGTGCGCAATCCTCTCGCCGAGCCCTACATCCTCGGGGTGTCCTCGGGCGCGAGCGTGGGTGCCGTGCTCGTGATCGTCTCGGGCGGCGCCGCGTTCCTCGGCGTGACGATGAGCGGGGCGGCTTTCGCCGGAGCCGTCGGGTCCTGCGTGCTCGTCGCGCTCCTGGCGCGGACGCGCGGAGAGCTGTCACCGACCCGCATGATCCTCGCGGGGGTCGCTCTCGGTTCCCTGCTGAGCGCCGTCACGAGCTACCTGACGTTGACGACGGACGCGCAGAACGTCGTCAGCGTGATGTTCTTCCTCCTCGGCAGCGTGTCCGCCGCCACCATGTCGTCGCTGACGATCCCCGCGATCGCGCTCGCGATCGCTCTGATCGCCGCTTTCGGACTCTCGCGATCGATGAACGCCCTGCTAGCCGGCGACGAGTCCGCTCTCGCGGTCGGGGTGCGCACCACCAGGGTGCGCGCAATCCTCCTCGTGATCGCCTCCCTGCTCACGGGGGTGATCGTCGCGGTGAGCGGCGGCATCGGATTCGTGGGGCTCGTGGTCCCGCACGTCGCGCGTCTGCTGGTGGGCTCGGACCATCGCCGGATGGTCCCGGTCGCGGTGCTCGGGGGTGCGCTCTTCCTCATGGTGGCCGATCTCCTCGCGCGGACCGTTGCCACACCGACCGAGATCCCCCTCGGCATCCTCACCGCGTTCGTCGGGGCGCCGTTCTTCCTGTGGCTCATGCGACGCGGCGGCGAGAGGGCGGGGTTCGACCGATGA
- a CDS encoding MazG nucleotide pyrophosphohydrolase domain-containing protein yields the protein MHINDLSEHVEAVSAFYAERHDIDRTGDWFVLKLNEEVGELTQAYLAREGQARDKGRTRDELETDFRSELADVLAQVLLIARRFDVDLTAEVERKWLVWKPS from the coding sequence GTGCACATCAACGATCTGAGCGAACACGTCGAAGCGGTGTCGGCGTTCTATGCCGAGCGTCACGACATCGACCGCACCGGTGACTGGTTCGTCCTCAAGCTCAACGAGGAAGTCGGCGAACTCACGCAGGCGTATCTGGCGCGGGAGGGTCAGGCTCGCGACAAAGGGCGCACCCGGGACGAACTCGAGACCGACTTCCGGTCGGAGCTGGCCGATGTCCTCGCTCAGGTGCTCCTGATCGCACGCCGCTTCGATGTCGACCTCACCGCGGAGGTCGAGAGGAAGTGGCTCGTGTGGAAACCGTCGTGA
- a CDS encoding prolyl oligopeptidase family serine peptidase, with protein MTALRDALDEALTAHERHPRPGLPVRGFVLDRAAGTPRPALRHADGRTVIAPDGHIHRMSPSPDRRHIAIEWAADASEDAVLGIVDVASGALRLHPEIRLRYDTVLWSDDSRCLEVVASRDDALVTLDVDSGAWTSTPLEPAHRSRLFPGGTRGLLARTTRGQGTSLFDRATGRQLGRWNALHGAFPLTDGVLVWHADGVDALACSGTTRWTRRDDSLRITDVTVADDRIVILGVRDGRTVVSGVDATGAREATIAAVGESTTTGVRIDDGILYLAVEGPLTPPRIVTETDAAPEAPTGQTRRLDVPARDGETLTAHLTAPAEGSGPRPLLLACYGGFGVPHLPVFEPTVPAWVAHGGAYVTAQIRGGGERGGSWRAAGSGARKQQAVDDLADIARALIDRGITRPDLLVLVGASLGGVVAASCAFQHPGLCAGVVTTAAPLDLLSLAEHPLGAGWRSEFGDDGSAASRNRLRRLSPLALVEERTDAEGLPAFLGITLGRDTRVRAIDTRRTVDALQRLGAPARMWTAPSAGHGANALDDLHALGLTVLEFAADVTSGGIR; from the coding sequence ATGACCGCGCTCCGCGACGCGCTCGACGAGGCGCTCACCGCGCACGAGCGCCACCCCCGCCCGGGGCTGCCCGTTCGCGGATTCGTCCTCGACCGCGCGGCGGGCACTCCCCGACCCGCTCTCCGGCATGCCGACGGCCGCACCGTGATCGCCCCGGACGGGCACATCCATCGCATGAGCCCGTCCCCCGACCGCCGGCACATCGCGATCGAATGGGCCGCGGACGCGAGCGAGGACGCCGTGCTCGGCATCGTCGACGTGGCATCCGGCGCCCTCCGCCTGCATCCGGAGATCCGGCTGCGCTACGACACCGTGCTGTGGAGCGACGACTCGCGCTGCCTCGAGGTCGTCGCCAGTCGTGACGACGCACTCGTCACCCTCGACGTCGACTCCGGCGCGTGGACGTCCACGCCCCTGGAACCCGCTCATCGCAGCCGCCTGTTCCCCGGCGGCACGCGCGGGCTGCTCGCCCGCACGACGCGCGGCCAGGGCACGAGCCTGTTCGATCGCGCCACGGGACGACAGCTCGGGCGATGGAACGCGTTGCACGGCGCCTTCCCGCTCACCGACGGCGTGCTCGTCTGGCACGCGGACGGGGTGGACGCTCTCGCTTGCTCCGGCACGACCCGCTGGACGCGTCGCGACGACTCGCTGCGGATCACCGATGTCACCGTCGCCGACGACCGCATCGTCATCCTGGGGGTCCGCGACGGTCGGACCGTCGTCTCGGGCGTCGACGCCACGGGCGCACGGGAGGCGACCATCGCCGCGGTGGGCGAGTCGACGACCACCGGGGTGCGCATCGACGACGGCATCCTGTATCTCGCCGTCGAGGGCCCGCTCACGCCGCCGCGGATCGTCACCGAGACGGATGCCGCGCCCGAGGCGCCGACGGGCCAGACGCGCCGCCTCGATGTCCCGGCGCGAGACGGCGAGACCCTCACCGCCCACCTCACCGCACCCGCCGAGGGTTCCGGGCCGAGGCCGCTCCTCCTCGCCTGCTACGGGGGCTTCGGGGTTCCGCATCTCCCCGTCTTCGAGCCCACCGTCCCCGCCTGGGTCGCGCACGGCGGCGCCTACGTGACAGCCCAGATCCGCGGCGGCGGCGAGCGCGGTGGTTCGTGGCGCGCGGCCGGCAGCGGTGCGCGTAAGCAGCAGGCGGTCGACGACCTCGCCGACATCGCGCGTGCCCTCATCGACCGGGGGATCACACGACCCGATCTCCTCGTGCTCGTCGGCGCGTCGCTGGGGGGAGTCGTCGCCGCGAGCTGCGCGTTCCAGCATCCCGGTCTCTGCGCGGGCGTCGTGACGACGGCCGCGCCCCTCGACCTCCTCTCGCTCGCGGAGCACCCGCTCGGGGCGGGCTGGCGATCGGAGTTCGGCGACGACGGCAGTGCCGCATCCCGCAACCGGCTCCGCCGTCTCTCCCCGCTCGCTCTGGTCGAGGAGCGGACGGATGCCGAGGGCCTCCCCGCCTTCCTCGGGATCACCCTGGGCCGCGACACCCGCGTCCGGGCCATCGACACGCGCCGCACGGTCGACGCCCTGCAGCGACTGGGCGCGCCCGCGCGGATGTGGACCGCTCCATCGGCGGGGCACGGAGCCAACGCGCTCGACGACCTGCACGCACTGGGTCTCACGGTGCTCGAGTTCGCCGCCGACGTGACGAGCGGAGGCATCCGATGA
- a CDS encoding ABC transporter ATP-binding protein — MTVSFESVSVELGGRRVLHDVELEVGRGRILGLLGPNGSGKSTLLRTLFTGRRPHAGRVRIDGVDVSTLPPRTLARRVAVMLQDAPSEFDLTVRETVMVGRAPHHAPFSRDTDDDRRIVTEALRTADVLDLEDRLVRRLSGGQRQRVMLARALAQDGEILVLDEPTNHLDIAHQLDLMRVVSGLGTTVIAALHDLNIAAAFCDEVAVLDEGHLVAVGQPDAVLTPDLVGGVFRVTARVATEIDTGARVMAFHPRPLRGPSPSDTPTERNE, encoded by the coding sequence ATGACGGTGTCCTTCGAGTCCGTGAGCGTGGAGCTCGGCGGACGGCGCGTTCTGCACGACGTCGAGCTGGAGGTCGGCCGCGGCCGGATCCTCGGCCTGCTCGGGCCCAACGGCAGCGGCAAGTCGACCCTGCTGCGCACCCTGTTCACGGGCCGCCGGCCGCACGCCGGCCGCGTACGCATCGACGGCGTCGACGTCTCGACGCTGCCGCCGCGCACCCTCGCCCGCCGGGTCGCGGTCATGCTGCAGGACGCCCCCTCGGAGTTCGACCTGACGGTGCGCGAGACCGTGATGGTCGGGCGCGCTCCGCATCACGCGCCCTTCAGCCGCGACACCGACGACGACCGCCGGATCGTCACGGAGGCGCTGCGCACCGCCGACGTGCTCGATCTGGAGGACCGCCTCGTGCGCCGGCTCTCCGGAGGCCAGCGGCAGCGCGTGATGCTCGCGCGCGCCCTGGCACAGGACGGCGAGATCCTCGTGCTCGACGAACCGACCAACCATCTCGACATCGCTCACCAGCTCGACCTCATGCGGGTCGTCAGCGGCCTCGGAACGACCGTGATCGCCGCCCTCCACGACCTCAACATCGCCGCGGCGTTCTGCGACGAGGTCGCGGTCCTCGATGAGGGTCACCTCGTCGCGGTCGGGCAGCCGGATGCCGTTCTCACCCCCGACCTGGTCGGCGGCGTCTTCCGCGTCACGGCGCGCGTGGCGACGGAGATCGACACGGGCGCGCGCGTCATGGCCTTTCACCCCCGTCCGCTTCGCGGTCCCTCCCCATCCGATACCCCGACAGAGAGAAACGAATGA
- a CDS encoding ABC transporter substrate-binding protein: MTQHSLRPARLMMAIAGGLGALALTACGSAVAPQGAATPTGDALVIENCGAPVTITHVPTAAVGLHPSQTELLLRLGLADHLVGQAQATVQELPADVAPLAADVPVIGGETPPSREDLLAVHPDFVYSPTTYEFTAEQGFASIEQLAEAGVAAYTATGGCFSRRMDGTVDDLFVDLNNLGEIFDVHDEAAALIADAKAQLASVDTAIQGRTKPRVAQIYVDGTTLSAIGAGVEYDILRHAGADTIYTPDDPQFADFFAAEITPESLAAQAPDALVFAVTDPAHEQAVRAYLTATFPDMPAVRNGRLIAVSSSDMFPGTLGNVSVVRQIAEALYPDASFG; the protein is encoded by the coding sequence ATGACACAGCACTCCCTTCGACCCGCCCGCCTGATGATGGCGATCGCCGGCGGCCTCGGCGCACTCGCGCTCACCGCCTGCGGCTCCGCCGTCGCGCCCCAAGGTGCGGCCACCCCCACCGGGGACGCCCTCGTCATCGAGAACTGCGGCGCACCGGTCACGATCACCCACGTCCCCACCGCCGCGGTCGGCCTGCACCCCTCGCAGACCGAGCTCCTGCTGCGCCTGGGACTCGCCGACCACCTCGTCGGCCAAGCCCAGGCGACCGTGCAGGAGCTCCCGGCAGACGTGGCGCCCCTCGCGGCAGACGTACCCGTCATCGGAGGCGAAACGCCCCCGAGCCGAGAGGACCTCCTCGCCGTCCACCCCGACTTCGTCTACTCCCCCACGACCTACGAGTTCACGGCCGAGCAGGGCTTCGCGAGCATCGAGCAGCTCGCCGAGGCGGGAGTCGCGGCGTACACCGCGACGGGGGGATGCTTCTCGCGCCGGATGGACGGCACGGTCGACGACCTGTTCGTCGATCTGAACAACCTCGGCGAGATCTTCGACGTGCACGACGAAGCTGCGGCGCTGATCGCCGACGCGAAAGCGCAGCTGGCCTCCGTCGACACGGCGATCCAGGGCCGTACCAAGCCCCGCGTCGCGCAGATCTACGTCGACGGCACCACGCTCAGCGCGATCGGCGCGGGGGTCGAGTACGACATCCTCCGTCACGCGGGCGCCGACACGATCTACACGCCCGACGACCCCCAGTTCGCCGACTTCTTCGCCGCGGAGATCACCCCCGAGTCCCTCGCCGCCCAGGCACCGGACGCGCTCGTGTTCGCGGTCACCGATCCCGCCCACGAGCAAGCCGTACGCGCGTACCTCACCGCGACGTTCCCCGACATGCCGGCGGTGCGAAACGGTCGCCTGATCGCGGTCTCGAGCTCCGACATGTTCCCGGGCACCCTCGGAAACGTCTCGGTCGTGCGCCAGATCGCCGAAGCGCTCTACCCCGACGCCTCGTTCGGCTGA